A genomic stretch from Marinobacter fonticola includes:
- the dnaG gene encoding DNA primase: MSGLIPQRFIDDLLDRVDLAELIGSRITLKKAGGNYKARCPFHDEKTPSFNVRPDKGFYHCFGCGAHGDAISFVREFDHLGFTEAVEELARRAGLEVPYDQAARQEMQQARTLTDALDFAGSFYRSALSQPGAALARDYLRHRGLDAATIEQYQVGYAPGDGTALFQAADESLQKPLIETGTVSDRYGRPRDLFRNRIMFPIRNTRGRTVAFGGRTLGDDKAKYINSPESDVFHKSREIYGLFEAQRALRRLDRLLVVEGYMDVIALSQHGIHEAVATLGTATNQDSLQALLRHVRHVVFCFDGDNAGFRAADRAMENALELMADGLHLQFLMLPEGEDPDTLVRKEGADAFRKRIEGAAPLSRFLFDRQSEGLDLNLPEHRGELRARTEPLLNRMPRSTLRDAMWHEMLRLCGRRDWQQGGRREWQKGKDFRRFRGPERISEEPAEVRLSRDSSLSLAVIEAPELAEEVLEAARRDRSLRQAGALASWVREARLNRHGEVIEALAFDSRARARFFHLFDGIEHVPERENILASARELLTPNQEEVRRQKIAALIKRKAAGQFTEEDHQELKRLSRGDGG, translated from the coding sequence TATAGACGACCTGCTGGACAGGGTAGATCTGGCGGAGCTAATCGGCAGCCGGATCACGCTCAAGAAGGCCGGCGGCAACTATAAGGCACGCTGCCCGTTTCATGACGAAAAGACACCGTCGTTCAACGTCCGTCCTGACAAGGGCTTTTATCACTGCTTCGGCTGCGGCGCTCATGGTGACGCCATCAGCTTTGTCCGCGAGTTCGATCACCTGGGCTTTACCGAAGCCGTAGAGGAGCTGGCCCGGCGCGCCGGACTGGAAGTGCCTTACGACCAAGCGGCGCGTCAGGAGATGCAGCAGGCGCGCACCCTGACGGATGCCCTGGATTTTGCCGGCAGCTTCTATCGCAGCGCCCTTAGTCAACCGGGTGCCGCGCTGGCGCGGGACTACCTTCGCCACCGGGGGCTGGATGCCGCCACGATCGAGCAATACCAGGTCGGCTATGCGCCGGGCGATGGCACAGCCCTGTTTCAAGCCGCGGATGAGAGCCTGCAAAAACCATTGATCGAGACTGGCACCGTTTCCGACCGGTACGGTCGACCGCGAGATCTGTTTCGCAATCGGATCATGTTCCCGATTCGGAACACCCGGGGAAGAACTGTCGCCTTTGGCGGTAGAACGCTAGGTGACGACAAGGCGAAGTACATTAACTCGCCCGAATCCGACGTCTTTCACAAGAGCCGTGAGATTTACGGCCTGTTCGAGGCGCAACGCGCTCTGCGCCGACTGGACCGCCTGCTGGTGGTCGAGGGCTATATGGATGTCATCGCGCTATCCCAGCATGGCATTCATGAGGCCGTGGCGACGCTGGGCACCGCGACCAATCAGGATAGCCTGCAAGCACTACTGCGCCATGTGCGGCATGTGGTCTTTTGTTTCGATGGCGACAACGCAGGCTTCCGGGCGGCGGATCGAGCCATGGAAAACGCACTCGAACTGATGGCGGATGGCCTGCATTTGCAGTTTTTGATGCTGCCGGAGGGGGAAGATCCGGACACACTGGTACGCAAGGAAGGCGCGGACGCCTTTCGCAAGCGTATTGAAGGCGCCGCACCGCTATCGCGCTTTCTGTTCGATCGCCAGAGTGAGGGATTGGACCTCAATCTGCCCGAGCACCGCGGCGAGCTACGAGCCCGGACGGAACCCCTGCTCAACCGCATGCCACGCAGCACCTTGCGGGACGCCATGTGGCACGAGATGCTGCGCCTGTGCGGCCGCCGGGATTGGCAGCAGGGTGGACGCCGCGAATGGCAAAAAGGCAAGGATTTCAGGCGTTTCAGGGGACCTGAGCGGATCAGTGAAGAGCCGGCTGAAGTCCGGCTCAGTCGAGACAGCAGCCTGAGCCTGGCCGTTATTGAAGCCCCCGAATTGGCCGAAGAAGTATTGGAAGCCGCGCGCCGTGACCGCAGCTTACGCCAAGCGGGCGCTTTAGCCAGCTGGGTGCGCGAAGCCAGGTTGAACCGGCATGGCGAAGTGATCGAAGCATTGGCCTTCGACAGTCGGGCTCGTGCCCGGTTTTTCCATCTTTTCGATGGCATCGAACACGTTCCGGAACGGGAAAATATCCTGGCGTCTGCCAGAGAACTGCTGACACCGAACCAGGAAGAGGTTCGCAGGCAGAAAATTGCAGCGCTGATCAAGCGCAAGGCCGCAGGCCAGTTCACCGAAGAGGACCACCAGGAGCTTAAGCGCCTGAGCCGCGGAGACGGCGGATGA